The following proteins are encoded in a genomic region of Maribacter hydrothermalis:
- a CDS encoding DUF3332 domain-containing protein, translated as MKKSIICVAMASTLLFSSCLGSFSAFNNLKDWNQGVSDSKFVNNLVFWGLNIIPVYGLFFLGDAIIFNVIEFWSGSNPIAMEEGESETQMVERDGNTFEMTATKNRMQVTVVDGPKKGKKIDLVYKPGDKSWNAVRPNGEIIKLSSFEEGFYIVYMPNGKEVKINPLSSKEEGLAQIKEQTDCYYLEGMLAENN; from the coding sequence ATGAAAAAATCAATTATCTGTGTTGCAATGGCGAGTACATTATTATTCTCTAGTTGCTTAGGTTCTTTTAGCGCATTCAATAACCTAAAAGACTGGAACCAAGGTGTGTCTGATAGTAAGTTTGTAAACAACCTCGTATTTTGGGGCTTGAACATAATACCGGTATACGGGTTATTCTTTTTAGGAGATGCCATTATTTTCAATGTGATAGAATTTTGGAGCGGTTCTAACCCAATAGCTATGGAAGAAGGTGAGTCAGAGACTCAAATGGTAGAAAGAGATGGTAATACGTTTGAAATGACCGCAACGAAGAACAGAATGCAGGTAACAGTAGTTGACGGACCTAAAAAAGGGAAAAAAATTGATTTGGTTTATAAGCCAGGTGATAAGTCATGGAATGCTGTAAGGCCTAATGGGGAGATTATAAAGTTGTCATCTTTCGAAGAAGGCTTTTATATCGTGTATATGCCAAACGGAAAAGAAGTGAAAATTAATCCGCTAAGTTCTAAAGAAGAAGGTTTAGCTCAAATTAAAGAGCAGACAGATTGTTATTATTTAGAAGGTATGTTGGCAGAGAATAACTAA
- a CDS encoding 5' nucleotidase, NT5C type, with product MILFVDMDEVIADTYGAHIEIYNAEFNGKLTTDLCAGSDVWSMVPETHQDSVRKHATRRGFFRNLKPIAGSQEILAKLASKHEVYIASAAMQFPNSLEEKSEWLDEHFPFLPWQNRILCGHKHILKGDVLIDDRSYNLESFHGRSLQFTSPHNVNTEGFERVNTWFEIGEKLL from the coding sequence ATGATACTATTCGTAGACATGGATGAGGTAATTGCCGATACCTATGGCGCCCATATAGAAATTTATAATGCTGAGTTTAATGGGAAACTCACTACAGATTTATGTGCTGGTTCAGACGTTTGGAGCATGGTGCCAGAAACGCACCAAGACAGTGTTAGAAAGCACGCTACAAGAAGAGGTTTTTTTAGAAATTTAAAGCCTATAGCAGGCAGTCAAGAAATTTTGGCAAAATTAGCTAGCAAACATGAAGTGTATATAGCGTCGGCAGCCATGCAATTTCCCAATTCTTTAGAGGAAAAAAGCGAATGGTTAGATGAGCATTTTCCTTTTCTGCCATGGCAAAACCGTATTCTTTGTGGTCATAAACATATTTTAAAAGGTGATGTGCTCATAGACGATCGCAGCTATAATCTAGAAAGTTTCCACGGCCGTAGTTTACAATTTACATCGCCACACAATGTAAACACAGAAGGTTTTGAACGTGTTAATACTTGGTTTGAGATTGGCGAGAAACTATTGTAA
- a CDS encoding head GIN domain-containing protein, with product MKKIIFVLLAIFFVVGAIKAQEKTFNVKSFDKLIVSPHIEVNLVEGEEESVVIDNAKIGLDKINVEVEGRTLRLYLDGAKVVTKSERISSDKWKGKKSLYNGTMATMTVTYRKLENLSIRGEEIVRCKNLFNADDFKMSLYGDAKVYFNSVSIDELTVAIYGSSYLEIAEGAIARQVFRAYGESEVNTLGMNADETKITAYGESNFRIKVADRLKVTCYGETNVSYSGNPEVDLGLIIGEAKITKIGA from the coding sequence CATTCAACGTAAAATCTTTCGATAAACTAATTGTTAGTCCGCATATTGAGGTAAATTTAGTCGAGGGAGAAGAAGAAAGTGTAGTTATTGATAATGCAAAAATAGGGTTGGATAAAATAAATGTTGAGGTTGAAGGTAGAACATTAAGACTGTATTTAGATGGCGCCAAGGTTGTAACTAAATCTGAACGTATTTCCAGTGATAAATGGAAAGGAAAAAAATCTTTATACAATGGTACAATGGCCACAATGACGGTAACCTATAGAAAGCTTGAAAATTTATCGATACGGGGGGAAGAAATTGTACGATGTAAAAATCTTTTTAATGCAGATGATTTTAAAATGTCGTTATATGGCGATGCTAAAGTCTATTTTAATTCAGTTTCAATTGATGAGTTGACCGTTGCTATTTATGGCAGTAGTTATTTAGAAATTGCTGAAGGTGCTATTGCGCGTCAAGTTTTTAGAGCCTATGGCGAAAGTGAAGTTAATACGTTAGGCATGAATGCCGATGAAACAAAAATTACGGCCTATGGTGAAAGTAATTTTAGAATAAAGGTCGCAGATCGCTTAAAAGTTACCTGTTACGGAGAAACTAATGTAAGTTATTCCGGTAATCCAGAGGTGGATTTGGGATTGATTATCGGCGAAGCTAAAATAACCAAAATAGGAGCGTGA
- a CDS encoding M16 family metallopeptidase codes for MRTTYILLFTIISFLTVQAQVDRTVMPTPGPAPEINLGEPEIFKLNNGLTVLVVENHKLPRVSIQLSIDNPPILEGDKAGVSLLTGSLLGKGSKNIAKDQFNEEIDFLGARLNFSSQGAYAQSLSKYFSRMMELLADAAIYPNFTQDEFDKEKDILLTGLKSEEKVVSSISARVQRALAYGKNHPYGEFATEQTVNNVTLTDVEEFYRDYFVPANAYLIVIGDITLDEVKTLTNTYFTSWTKAVPPSFSYSKPANVPNTQINLVDMPNAVQSEITVQNLVDLKMKDDDFIAAILANQILGGGSDSRVNLNLREDKGYTYGAYTSLGNDKYAPARFVATAEVRNSVTDSSVVELLKELELITSKPVTEKELKTTKALYAGSFIMALEDPQTIARYALNIEKENLPKNFYKSFLEKLEKVSKTDVELAAKKYFNVNNARVVVVGKGSEILANLEKINFNGKKLHVLSFSKTADRIETPNYNTAIPEGVTANTIMEKYIDAIGGKTKLESVTSFAMSAAAEMQGMKLDLEVKKTTNNQLMQDVKMMGNSISKQVLNGDNGYMVMQGQRIDLTEEELIKSRTESLPFPELSYLANNNVSLEGMEMVGDKKAYKIKVTDDKTTFYDVETGLKVQEVTLTEMQGQQISSTSNFEDYKDVSGILLPFKLTQSFGPQNFEFIISDIKINEGVSAEDFE; via the coding sequence ATGAGAACTACATATATATTACTCTTTACAATTATAAGCTTCTTAACTGTACAGGCCCAAGTTGACCGTACCGTTATGCCTACTCCTGGCCCAGCACCCGAAATAAATTTAGGAGAGCCTGAAATTTTCAAACTTAATAACGGTTTAACGGTATTAGTGGTTGAAAATCACAAATTACCAAGAGTTTCTATTCAATTATCGATTGACAACCCACCAATTTTAGAAGGCGACAAAGCCGGTGTTTCCCTTTTAACAGGTAGCCTTTTAGGCAAAGGTTCTAAAAACATTGCCAAAGATCAATTTAATGAAGAAATCGACTTTTTAGGAGCACGATTAAATTTTAGTTCGCAAGGTGCTTATGCACAATCTCTTTCTAAATATTTTTCTAGAATGATGGAGCTTTTAGCTGATGCCGCAATATATCCAAACTTTACGCAGGATGAGTTTGATAAAGAAAAAGACATTCTATTGACCGGACTTAAATCTGAAGAGAAAGTTGTTTCTTCCATTTCGGCCAGAGTGCAACGTGCCTTGGCTTATGGCAAAAATCACCCTTATGGTGAATTTGCTACTGAACAAACCGTAAACAATGTTACACTTACTGATGTAGAAGAATTTTATAGAGATTATTTTGTGCCTGCAAATGCCTATTTAATTGTTATTGGTGACATAACATTAGACGAAGTTAAAACGTTGACCAACACATATTTTACTTCTTGGACCAAGGCAGTTCCCCCAAGTTTCAGTTATTCAAAACCAGCAAACGTACCAAATACCCAAATTAACTTGGTTGACATGCCTAATGCTGTACAATCTGAAATTACAGTACAGAACCTCGTTGATTTAAAAATGAAAGATGATGATTTTATTGCGGCAATATTGGCAAATCAAATTTTGGGTGGTGGATCAGATAGCAGGGTAAATTTAAACCTTAGAGAAGATAAAGGGTACACGTACGGCGCCTATACTTCTTTAGGAAATGACAAGTATGCTCCGGCAAGGTTTGTTGCTACTGCCGAAGTAAGAAATTCGGTTACCGATAGTTCTGTGGTAGAATTGCTAAAAGAATTGGAGCTCATTACCTCAAAACCAGTTACTGAAAAAGAACTAAAAACTACCAAAGCTTTATATGCCGGTAGTTTTATAATGGCTCTAGAAGACCCACAGACTATTGCGAGATATGCGCTAAACATAGAAAAAGAAAATTTACCCAAGAATTTTTATAAATCATTTCTAGAAAAGCTAGAAAAGGTTAGTAAAACCGATGTAGAATTAGCTGCTAAAAAATATTTCAACGTAAATAACGCTCGTGTCGTGGTTGTCGGGAAAGGAAGTGAAATATTAGCAAATCTTGAAAAAATAAACTTCAACGGAAAAAAACTTCATGTTCTATCTTTTTCTAAAACTGCAGATAGAATTGAAACTCCCAATTATAACACCGCAATACCCGAAGGTGTTACAGCTAATACCATCATGGAAAAATACATAGACGCAATAGGAGGCAAAACCAAACTTGAAAGCGTAACTTCTTTTGCCATGAGTGCCGCAGCGGAAATGCAAGGAATGAAACTTGATCTAGAAGTCAAAAAAACTACTAATAATCAACTCATGCAAGATGTTAAAATGATGGGTAACTCTATAAGCAAACAAGTACTAAATGGCGACAATGGTTATATGGTAATGCAAGGGCAACGTATAGATCTTACCGAAGAAGAATTGATCAAATCGAGGACTGAATCTTTACCTTTTCCCGAACTTAGCTATTTAGCGAACAACAATGTTTCTTTAGAAGGCATGGAAATGGTTGGAGATAAAAAAGCATATAAAATTAAAGTAACAGATGACAAAACTACTTTCTATGATGTAGAAACAGGACTTAAAGTCCAAGAGGTTACTTTAACAGAAATGCAAGGGCAACAAATATCGAGTACATCTAATTTTGAAGATTATAAAGATGTGTCGGGTATTCTGCTACCTTTTAAGTTAACACAATCTTTTGGGCCACAGAATTTTGAATTCATAATTTCTGATATCAAAATTAATGAAGGTGTTTCGGCTGAAGATTTTGAATAA
- the rplU gene encoding 50S ribosomal protein L21, translating to MYAIVEMAGQQFKVAKDQKVYVHRLQVEEGNKVTFDNVLLLADGSNVTIGAPAIDGAAVEAKVVKHLKGDKVIVFHKKRRKGYSKKNGHRQSLTEIVIESIISKGAKKTETKKAAEPKAKKADGKAAPVEVSVASKPKAKKATGKGDDLKKVEGIGPKIAETLNAAGISTFAELAKTDAAKIAEIIADVRGNHVTDTWPKQAQLAADGKWDELQKWQDELDGGVAK from the coding sequence ATGTACGCAATTGTAGAGATGGCAGGGCAGCAATTTAAAGTTGCAAAAGACCAGAAAGTGTACGTTCACCGTTTACAGGTAGAAGAAGGTAACAAAGTCACTTTTGACAATGTGCTTCTTTTGGCTGATGGATCGAACGTTACTATCGGCGCCCCGGCTATAGACGGAGCCGCAGTAGAGGCTAAAGTCGTTAAACACCTAAAAGGTGACAAAGTAATCGTTTTTCATAAGAAAAGACGTAAGGGTTACAGCAAGAAGAATGGACACCGTCAATCTCTTACGGAGATTGTGATCGAATCTATTATTTCTAAAGGAGCTAAGAAAACTGAAACAAAAAAAGCAGCAGAGCCAAAAGCTAAGAAAGCAGATGGTAAAGCGGCACCAGTAGAGGTTTCTGTAGCATCTAAGCCAAAAGCTAAAAAAGCTACAGGTAAAGGTGATGATTTGAAAAAAGTTGAAGGTATTGGTCCAAAAATAGCTGAAACTTTAAACGCTGCGGGTATTTCTACTTTTGCGGAGTTAGCAAAAACAGATGCTGCTAAAATTGCTGAAATTATAGCTGACGTTCGTGGTAATCACGTAACTGACACATGGCCAAAACAAGCACAATTAGCTGCAGATGGTAAATGGGACGAGTTACAGAAATGGCAAGATGAATTAGATGGTGGTGTAGCTAAATAA
- the rpmA gene encoding 50S ribosomal protein L27, which produces MAHKKGVGSSKNGRESESKRLGVKIFGGQAAIAGNILVRQRGTKHNPGENVYAGKDHTLHARVDGLVKFEKKAGGKSYVSIEPFEA; this is translated from the coding sequence ATGGCACATAAGAAAGGTGTAGGTAGTTCGAAAAACGGTAGAGAATCAGAATCTAAACGATTAGGAGTTAAGATTTTTGGTGGTCAAGCTGCAATCGCTGGTAACATTTTAGTTAGACAGCGTGGAACAAAGCACAATCCTGGTGAAAATGTTTACGCAGGAAAAGATCATACTTTACACGCACGTGTAGATGGTTTAGTGAAGTTTGAAAAGAAAGCAGGTGGAAAATCATATGTTTCCATTGAGCCTTTTGAAGCATAA
- a CDS encoding M16 family metallopeptidase codes for MRNKLFLVSAILFNAAVALAQEVKFEEYNLDNGLHVILHQDNTAPIISISVLYHVGSKDEDPERTGFAHFFEHLLFEGTENIEKGKWDQIVSSHGGSGNATTDEDRTYYYEVFPSNNLQLGLWLESERMLHPVINQKGVDTQNEVVKEEKRLRVDNAPYGMFIENIKKNLFNKHPYKETVIGKMDHLDAATLEEFIAFQKKFYTPNNAVLVIAGDFENDNAKKMISDYFSSIPKGQDISRNFPQEDPITEQINAKAYDPNIQIPATMIAYRTPGLKNRDSQVLDMISTYLSDGPSSKLYKKIVDEQKQALQVGAFPATQEDYGMYIVFALPVGETSLETLNTEIEEEIEKLRTDLISENDYQKLQNKFENQFVNSNSSVEGIANSLAEYYMLYGDTSLINKEIEIYRSITREEIKEVANKYLNPNQRLMLEYLPEQNTAN; via the coding sequence ATGAGAAACAAATTATTTCTGGTTTCGGCCATACTTTTTAACGCTGCCGTAGCATTGGCTCAAGAAGTCAAGTTTGAAGAGTATAATCTTGACAATGGCCTCCATGTTATTTTACATCAAGATAATACGGCGCCTATTATTTCTATCTCTGTGCTTTATCATGTTGGTTCTAAAGATGAAGATCCCGAACGAACTGGGTTTGCCCATTTTTTTGAACATCTTCTTTTTGAAGGCACAGAAAACATAGAAAAAGGAAAATGGGACCAAATTGTTTCATCACACGGAGGTTCTGGTAACGCCACCACTGATGAAGACAGAACTTATTATTACGAAGTATTCCCTTCTAATAATCTACAATTAGGCCTTTGGTTAGAGTCGGAAAGAATGTTACACCCGGTAATTAACCAAAAAGGAGTAGATACCCAAAATGAAGTTGTAAAAGAAGAAAAAAGGTTGCGCGTAGATAATGCTCCATACGGTATGTTTATTGAAAACATTAAAAAAAATCTCTTCAATAAACATCCTTACAAAGAAACAGTAATTGGTAAAATGGACCATTTAGATGCTGCTACTTTAGAAGAATTCATTGCTTTTCAGAAAAAATTCTACACTCCAAATAATGCAGTGCTTGTAATTGCGGGTGATTTTGAAAATGATAATGCAAAAAAAATGATCTCTGATTATTTTAGCAGTATTCCTAAAGGTCAGGATATATCTAGAAACTTTCCTCAAGAAGACCCAATTACAGAACAAATAAACGCAAAGGCCTACGACCCAAATATTCAAATTCCGGCAACGATGATTGCTTATAGAACGCCCGGATTAAAAAATAGAGATAGTCAAGTTCTAGATATGATTTCAACTTATTTAAGCGACGGGCCGTCCTCCAAACTTTACAAGAAAATAGTTGACGAACAAAAGCAAGCATTACAGGTAGGTGCATTTCCTGCTACTCAAGAAGATTATGGCATGTATATAGTTTTTGCATTACCTGTAGGAGAAACAAGTTTAGAAACACTTAATACCGAAATAGAAGAAGAAATAGAAAAACTAAGAACGGATCTTATATCGGAAAATGATTATCAAAAATTGCAAAATAAATTTGAAAACCAATTTGTCAACAGTAATTCTAGTGTAGAAGGCATTGCTAATTCCTTAGCCGAATATTATATGCTTTATGGTGATACTTCCTTAATAAATAAAGAAATAGAGATCTATAGATCTATAACCCGAGAAGAAATAAAAGAAGTGGCCAATAAGTATTTAAACCCCAATCAAAGATTAATGTTAGAATATTTACCGGAACAAAATACTGCAAACTAA